A region of the Synechococcus sp. PCC 7502 genome:
TCTAAAGCGGCAATACCCGGTAATACTTTACCTTCTAGTAGTTCTAAGCTGGCGCCACCACCAGTGGAGATATGGCTCATTTTGTCAGCAACTCCAACTTTTTCCACAGCCGCCACAGAATCACCACCACCGATAATAGTAATAGCTCCTGTTTCGGTAATTTCTGCTAATGTGCGGGCGATCGCCTCTGTCCCAACGGCAAATTTATCAAATTCAAATACCCCCATTGGACCATTCCAAATCACGGTCTTTGAGTCTGCCAGAGCATCTTGGAATAATTTGATTGAATCACTACCAATATCTAACCCCATCCAACCATCGGGAATGTTTTCAATACTGACGGTTTGGGCATTGGCATCGGGTTTGAAATTATCAGCTACAACTACATCAGTTGGTAATAATAACTGCACTCCTCGCTCCTTTGCTTTTGCTTCTAAGGATTTGGCTAATTCTAACTTGTCCTCTTCCACTAAGGACTTACCAACGGCTAAGCCTCTGGCTTTGTAAAAGGTGAAAATCATCCCACCACCAATAATCAGCTTATCAACTTTTTCTAATAGAGCATCAATTACACCGATTTTGCTGGAAACTTTGGAACCACCAACGATCGCCACTAAAGGACGCTTAGGAGTATCGATCGCTCCACTCAAATACTGTAATTCCTTATCTAATAAAAATCCTGCTACGGATGGATGTAAAAACTCAGCTACTCCTTCAGTAGAAGCATGGGCACGGTGAGCGGTACCAAAGGCATCATTGACATATAAATCTGCTAATGAGGCTAATTTATTTGCAAATTCCCGATCATTTTGTTCTTCTTCAGGGTAGAAACGGATATTTTCTAAAAGAATAACACTGCCATTTGGAGCATCATTAATTGCCGTAGCTACTGCTTCCCCAATGGAATCATCGGTTTTAATGACTGTTGTGCCTAATAATTCTGATAATCGAGTAGCGATCGGGTTAAGCCTGAGTTTTTCGGTGATACCTTTAGGTCTGCCCAGATGACTAACTAAAATTGCCTTGCCCCCAGCATCGGTTACATATTTAATTGTGGGTAAAGCGGCTCTAATTCTGGTATCGTCGGTAATTGCTCCCGTATCATTTTGTGGAACATTAAAATCAACTCTGACTAAAACTCTCTTTCCTACTAGATCAGTAGCATTTAAGTTAGCTAAAGTTTTCTTAGCCATAAAATAAACTCCAAATATTAAACGTAGTTAATCAATTCGTTATAAATTTTACAGAACAACTATGTGCAATATTTCTTGATTTGTATTTTTATAGGTTGGATAGAACTTGGCATGATCAAAACGGACTCTACTCAGCGATCGATCGCTTACTTACTTCCTACTATAAAAATAGACTTAATTAAATGGGGTGAAGGGGTTTAACCCCTTCGTGGGGGGCAGCCCCCAAACCACCGTACTATAATCTTAAACTGGGAAAGGAGTAGAAGAATTAATTATAGAACCATCAACAGAAGAGAGCTTTTTCTATATTTTAACGGGCTTTAACCACTCGGATAAACTCTGAACCAGATATTAAAGGTATCTTATTAACGAATTGCACAGTGTACGATCGCTCTTCTATTTGCTTAGAACCATCGGGATAAAAGTAAGTATTTGTACCAACAAAACTCATTGAAGTATCTGTTTTAGAAGTTAGCTCCAAATTTTCTACGGTAACTTTACTAAATTGTTGGAAAAAGTTGGGATCAAACTGTGAAGCTAAGGGTTGAGTAAATAAATCTTTGGCACTTTTCCATTCTTGATTAGAAACATGGTCATAAAGACTTTGAATCACAATCTCGGCATCCTCCACAGCTAAAACTTCAGGTTGACTAGGCACAGGACTGGTTTTATTGGGAGTAACTGTGTCAGGCTCACTAGGCTCAGGTGGGGGGGAAGGAGTTGGTTCGGTCTTAGGGGTAATATTTTCTACAGGATCATTAGGCGCAGGCTTGGGAATAGTAGGATTAGGAGCAGGGGGAGTTAAATTTTGATCAGAATCTTGCTTAGAAACTTGCTCAGACGATTGGGGAGATCGGGTTAACCAAAAGCCTAAAATAATTCCCAATGTTAAAAATAAGCCAATTAACAGAGTTTTATAGAATTCGCTGAACTTATTTGGAGTTTTTGACGCAGTAGGCTCTGGGGGAATATAACGAGGCGAGATCGCTACGGTTGGCTCATAGTAAGATGTAGGTGCAGAATTTGAATTTGGTTGTACTGCAATTGGTGCTGTCGGATTGGTGGAAGATGGGGTAATTGTTTGTAAAGCCTGCATAACTTCGGTGGCAGTACCATAGCGATCGCGAGCATGGGGAGAAATTGCCTTTGATAAAATTGCTGCTAAGTTGGGACTAACTATAGTTACATATTGCTGCCACAGCACCTCCCCTGAACTATAATCCGTCTCCATTTGATGGGGCTGTTTTCCTGTCAATAGATAAATGGCTGTTAATCCTGTAGCGTAGAGGTCACTACTATAAACTGGTCGTCCTGCGGCTTGCTCTGAAGGCATAAATCCGGGGGTTCCAATTGTAATCGTACTTACTAAATTGCCCGCCACCGCTAAACTAGTGGACATTGATTCTTTTACAGCCCCAAAATCTATAAGAACTGGCTTTTGGTCTAGTTGGCGAATAATTATATTATCTGGCTTAATATCTCGATGAATAATACGTTTGCTATGGACATAATCTAAAACAGGCAGGAAATTAAGCAAAAAGTCTATAACAAAGTTCTCACTATAACTAGCTTGCTTCTGCATAGCATCACTTAGAGTTACCCCATCAATCAGTTCTTGAACTAGATAGAAGTCCTGATTTTCTTCAAAATAGGCATAAAGGGAGGGGATTTGAGGATGATTTCCCAAGTCTTCCAAAATAGCGGCTTCTCTGTGAAATCGAGCTTTGACTAATTGATAGACTTCAGGATCATGGGAAATTGGGCGGAGTTTTTTAATAACACAGTGCCGACCCGATGGCATTTGAGTATCTTCAGCAACGAAGGTTTCGCCAAACCCGCCTGAACCTAGGGATCGTAAAATTTTGTAGCGATTGTTCAGTAGCATAACTGAGGATAAATTGCCAAACCTTGAACTCAGATCAATACTACTCCTTTTCCAGTGAAAGATTAATGGGGGTGTAAGGAATAAGCCTCACGAAAGAGTTTTGCCCTTTAATCCCGTATATACAAACCCATAAAAGCCTATACCGAAATAATAAATTAGTTATAAATTGTGGAGATATAACAAATGACCTAACTGACTTGGCAAGTAATTTATAAAATGGGTATGGCTGGACTCTAACCAGCGACCGATCGCTTAGAAGGCGATTGCTCTATACAACTGAGCTACATACCCAAAACCTGACAAATACCTATGGATAAATTGTCGGCTCTACATTTTACATCAAATATACCCAAAATTGTCTAGCTTAGAAGCTGAATTTGGAATTGCTGGTAATTTTTAAGCTGGGCTACCGAACTATAAATATCTGTGTCAATATAGTTAATGGTGAATTAAATTCTGTGCCAATGCCTGCTACTCTGTTTCAAGTTTCCAAAAAGAAGTTAAAAAATCCGCCGTTAAAGGTTTGTAAGTTGGGCGATCGGAATCTGCGTCAACCTGCTAAGCGCATTACTAAAGTTAATGATGAAATTAGGGCGATCGCACTACAAATGCTACAAACTATGTACAGTGATAATGGCATTGGATTAGCGGCTCCGCAAGTGGGAATTCATAAGCAAATCATAGTTGTGGACTGTGAGCCAGATAATGAGTCTGCACCGCCTTTGATTCTCATTAATCCTGAACTTAAATCCTCTGGCGGCGACATTATCACTGGCGAAGAGGGTTGCTTGAGTGTGCCAGATGTATTTTTGGATGTGCAACGTCCTGATCAAATTACAGTCAATTTTCGTGATGAAGAGGGCAAGCCTAAAACTTTAACCACCGACGGCATTTTAGCGAGAGTAATTCAGCACGAGTTAGACCACTTAAATGGTGTGATGTTCGTAGATCGGGTACAAAATGCGATCGCCCTCAAAAAAGAACTAACTAAACATGGATTTTCCGTTGATGATGTTCAGGCTATTAAATCATAGGTATTAATGAGGAAATGAGGAACTAATGTATCTTATAGTTTGTCTCTACCTGAATATCTATTCCATGAGAAAAATCATCTCTTGTTAGGGCTATCAGGAATTTTTTTTTAATACCACTAAGCTTGTGATCTACCCCATAAATTCACCTATTAACTCAGAGTGGATTAGCGATCGCACTCAAGCTCTTCAACCCTACCTAGTCAATAAAGCAGAGAGGGGAATTATTGGTAAAAGTCGCTATGCGATTCGATTGCGTCAAGATATTAAAAATGCTAGTAGCGATCGCCAGCCTGTAATCATTATTGGGGAAGCGGGACTGGACAAAGATAATATTGCAGCTTTGATCCATTTTAATTCAGCATTCCGTCGAGAAGCGATCGCAAAAGTGAATTGTCGTTTACTTCAAGCCAGTGGGGCTGAACTATTTGGTCGAGTTGATGGGAATTTAGGCATTCTGACATGGTTAGGACAGGGTACTTTAATTCTAAATAATATTGAAGAATTACCCAAGGAATTGATTCCTAAAATCAAAGAACTCTTAGAAAAAGGAACATTCAAGCCCGTTGGTAGTTCAGAATTAGCCCCTGATTGTCTGTGTGAAGTTCGCATTATCCTAGTATCGGAAAAACATGAGCCAGCCTACGCACCCTGCCGTAAACATACAATTAAAGTTCCTGCTTTAAGAGTGCGAAAATCGGATATCAAGCTTTATACCGAATATTACATTAGTCTATACTGTCGCGATCGCGGGCTTACCAAACCAAAGCTCACCGAAGAAGCTTTACGCAGTTTACAAAACTATGACTTTCCTGAAAACCTTAAAGAATTGCAATCCCTAGTATCAAGAGCGATCGTGCAGTCCTTAGGTGCAACTGTTTTAACTGAATCAGTATTCTGGTCAAATAAACCGAAGAGTAAACGATTTCGCTTTAACTTACTCAATGCCAATCCAAATTTACGAAAATTTTTACGCAGTGATTGGTTCCCAACTCGCTTAAATTATTGGGTGGTTTTGCCTCTTTATACAATCGTTGTCATAATTCTGTTTTTAGCTCCTCAAACTCGAGATCGCAACTTGGCATTGAATTTATTTTGGGCATGGTGGTGGCCCCTAATATTGATCGCATTTCCGTTTGTAGGTCGTCTTTGGTGTTCTATTTGTCCATTTATGATCTATGGAGAAGTCACGCAAAAACTATCCCTATGGCTGTTTCCTCGAAATCTGAAGCAATGGGATCGAGCTAAAAGTGAACGCTGGAGTGGCTGGTTCCTGTGGGGATTATTCCTGCTGATTTATCTATGGGAAGAATTATGGGATTTACAAAATACCGCCTATCTTTCTGCCTATTTGCTGCTATTAATTACGGCGGGTGCTGTGATCTGCTCTTTAATTTTTGAACGGCGGTACTGGTGTCGCTATCTCTGTCCAATTGGTGGTATGAATGGTTTATTTGCGAAGTTATCAATCACAGAACTAAGAGCCGATCAAGGAACCTGCTCCGCAGAATG
Encoded here:
- the pgk gene encoding phosphoglycerate kinase, which gives rise to MAKKTLANLNATDLVGKRVLVRVDFNVPQNDTGAITDDTRIRAALPTIKYVTDAGGKAILVSHLGRPKGITEKLRLNPIATRLSELLGTTVIKTDDSIGEAVATAINDAPNGSVILLENIRFYPEEEQNDREFANKLASLADLYVNDAFGTAHRAHASTEGVAEFLHPSVAGFLLDKELQYLSGAIDTPKRPLVAIVGGSKVSSKIGVIDALLEKVDKLIIGGGMIFTFYKARGLAVGKSLVEEDKLELAKSLEAKAKERGVQLLLPTDVVVADNFKPDANAQTVSIENIPDGWMGLDIGSDSIKLFQDALADSKTVIWNGPMGVFEFDKFAVGTEAIARTLAEITETGAITIIGGGDSVAAVEKVGVADKMSHISTGGGASLELLEGKVLPGIAALDEA
- a CDS encoding serine/threonine-protein kinase; translation: MLLNNRYKILRSLGSGGFGETFVAEDTQMPSGRHCVIKKLRPISHDPEVYQLVKARFHREAAILEDLGNHPQIPSLYAYFEENQDFYLVQELIDGVTLSDAMQKQASYSENFVIDFLLNFLPVLDYVHSKRIIHRDIKPDNIIIRQLDQKPVLIDFGAVKESMSTSLAVAGNLVSTITIGTPGFMPSEQAAGRPVYSSDLYATGLTAIYLLTGKQPHQMETDYSSGEVLWQQYVTIVSPNLAAILSKAISPHARDRYGTATEVMQALQTITPSSTNPTAPIAVQPNSNSAPTSYYEPTVAISPRYIPPEPTASKTPNKFSEFYKTLLIGLFLTLGIILGFWLTRSPQSSEQVSKQDSDQNLTPPAPNPTIPKPAPNDPVENITPKTEPTPSPPPEPSEPDTVTPNKTSPVPSQPEVLAVEDAEIVIQSLYDHVSNQEWKSAKDLFTQPLASQFDPNFFQQFSKVTVENLELTSKTDTSMSFVGTNTYFYPDGSKQIEERSYTVQFVNKIPLISGSEFIRVVKAR
- the def gene encoding peptide deformylase — its product is MPATLFQVSKKKLKNPPLKVCKLGDRNLRQPAKRITKVNDEIRAIALQMLQTMYSDNGIGLAAPQVGIHKQIIVVDCEPDNESAPPLILINPELKSSGGDIITGEEGCLSVPDVFLDVQRPDQITVNFRDEEGKPKTLTTDGILARVIQHELDHLNGVMFVDRVQNAIALKKELTKHGFSVDDVQAIKS
- a CDS encoding sigma 54-interacting transcriptional regulator, producing the protein MIYPINSPINSEWISDRTQALQPYLVNKAERGIIGKSRYAIRLRQDIKNASSDRQPVIIIGEAGLDKDNIAALIHFNSAFRREAIAKVNCRLLQASGAELFGRVDGNLGILTWLGQGTLILNNIEELPKELIPKIKELLEKGTFKPVGSSELAPDCLCEVRIILVSEKHEPAYAPCRKHTIKVPALRVRKSDIKLYTEYYISLYCRDRGLTKPKLTEEALRSLQNYDFPENLKELQSLVSRAIVQSLGATVLTESVFWSNKPKSKRFRFNLLNANPNLRKFLRSDWFPTRLNYWVVLPLYTIVVIILFLAPQTRDRNLALNLFWAWWWPLILIAFPFVGRLWCSICPFMIYGEVTQKLSLWLFPRNLKQWDRAKSERWSGWFLWGLFLLIYLWEELWDLQNTAYLSAYLLLLITAGAVICSLIFERRYWCRYLCPIGGMNGLFAKLSITELRADQGTCSAECTTYQCYKGGVQKGEGLETNGCPLYSHPAQLQDNRDCVLCMTCLKACPHRSVKLNLRPPAIELWTTHIPRNYEVALLLLLLGGAFLHRLPEIQLAIAWQFEIDNFLPHLCLSVLILLVSALIPVGAYWIMRSLYILSVKLRGWKKNSSSESQISICKPRPFIQLAYSYLPLVLGGNLAHYLRLFLQEAGRILPVSFATFGMDGSALPIFIAHPAVISFLQATTLLLSVILTLALTQKIARQPWRSLIPFHISTLILAIALWKIIV